The region TAGATATTGAAACCGGCACAAAGTCAAATCAGCTTTATTCTATAGCTGTTCACATAACCGGAAAACAAGCAGAGCAAAAAAAGGTTTTTATGCTGGGCGAAAAACCAAAGAACTCCCCGGATTATATTTCTTTTTATGCCGAAGAAAAGGATTTGTTAGTAAACTTTTTTAACTGGTTCAAAGAAATTGATCCTGATATTATTATTGGCTGGCATGTTATCGGTTTTGATTTACTTTTTCTTGATAACAAGTGCCGCAGACTGGGGATAAGTCTTGATATTGCAAGAGCAAATGGAAGAGTTTCTATAAGACAAAGAAAACCATCAGGATATTTTATTTCTCTTACCGGAAGAGTTGTAATTGATGGTCCTGCAATGCTTAGAGCTTCATTTTTTAATTTTGAGGATTTCAAACTCGAAACAGTTGCACAGGAACTTTTAGGAGAAGGAAAGACAATCTCTCCTGATACGAAAAAAGTTGAAGAAATTGAAAGACAATTTAAAGAAGATAAAATATCTCTGGCTGAATATAATCTGCAGGATGCTGTTCTCGTCTCCGATATATTTAGTAAAACTGGTTTGATTGAATTATCCGTTCGCCGTGCTCAGATTTCTGGTTTGTTAATGGATCAGCTTGGAATGATGACTGCTGCTTTCGATCACTTATATCTTCCTAAACTGCATCAGGCTGGATTTGTAGCACCAAACCTAAAAGATATTTACATAGCCGGACACGCCCCAGGCGGATATGTAATTGAGCCGGTTCCGGGAATCTATGAAAATATTGTTGTTCTTGATTTCAAAAGTTTGTATCCATCAATTATGCAGACTTTTAAGATCGATCCTTATTCTTTACTGATGAAAGAAACAGATACGATTGAAACGCTTAACGGTTATAGGTTTTCGTCTTCATTGCATATTCTGCCTGGTTTTATAAATGAGCTGATGAAACAGCGTGATGAAGCTAAAAAGAAAAAAGATAAACAGCTTTCGCAGGCAATAAAAATTCTGATGAACAGCCTTTATGGTGTAATGGGCTCATACAACTGCAGATTTTATCATCCTGATTTGCCAAAGGCAATTACAGGAAGCGGACATAAACTTTTACTCGGAAGTAAAGAATATCTTGAAAAGAGAGAGCTTAAAGTAATATACGGCGATACTGATTCATTATTTGTTATGTTAAAAGATGTTGCCGATGAAAGTGGTGAAACACAGGGAAAAAAAATTGTTAAAGAGTTAAATCAATTCTGGAAAAACAAACTTAAGAAAGAATATAAAGTTGAATCATATCTGGAACTTCAATTTGAAAAATTTTATAAACAGTTTATTATAACTCCTGCTCGCGGTGCTGATATTGGTGCAAAGAAACGTTATGCCGGATTAGTAATTAAAGAAGACACAGAAAACATAGAGTTTGTTGGAATGGAATCTGTGCGTTCCGATTGGACTAAGCTTGCAAAGGAGTTTCAAATTGAGTTATATAAAAAAATTTTCCATCACGATGAGGTTGAGGATTGGATAAGAGAAGTTATTAAAGAATTAAAATCAGGTAAGTTTGATGATAAGCTGATCTACAAGAAAAGATTACGAAAGGAAATAATAGACTATACCAAAAACATTCCGCCACATGTAAGGGCTGCAAAATATTTGAATGAGCCAGGAGATATAATCTATTATGTAATTACTCAGCGCGGTCCGATACCTATCGAGTTAAAACATAATGATTTTGATTATGATCATTATATCGAAAAACAATTAAAGCCGATTGCTGATTCTGTTTTATCTTTACTTGGAAAAAACTTTGATGACATTGCAGGAGATGTTCAATTAAGTTTCTTTTAAAAAAACAATTTTATTTTATGCCCAGATATTTTGCTTTTCTTCGCGCCATAAATGTTGGCGGACATACAGTTAAAATGGATCATCTTAAATCTTTATTTGAAAAAATGGGATTTGTAAATGTGGAAACTTTTATCGCCAGTGGAAATGTTGTGTTTGAAGCAAAATCAAAAACTATAAATGTTATGAAAAAGAAAATTGAATCTGATTTGCATAAACAGCTTGGATATGAAGTTGCTACATTTATCAGAACAGCTGCAGAGTTAAAAAATTTAATCGAGTACAAACCTTTTGATGATTCTGAACTAAGAAACCCAACCAATACTTTGTACATAGGTTTTTTAGAATCCATTCCTTCTAAAGAAAATCAAAATAAAGTTTTTGCAATGCAGGATTCAGCTAATGAATTTCACTTCCATAATAATGAGCTTTATTGGCTTTGCAGAAAAAATTTTAGCGATTCTGGAATTACAGGATACAAGCTGGAAAAAGCCCTTGGGATGCAGACAACTCTTAGAAACTCAACAACCACGATAAAGTTTGCAGTAAAGTTTTCTTAATGATTCAAATTTTATATTTTACACAAAACAATTGATGAATTAAGCAAACATGAAAATTCTTAGCTCTTATTACAGATTGATGTGTCTTCTTTTATTCTCATTTCTCTTATTACAATGTAAAAGTGAAACTTCCATCACAAAACAGAATCTTGTAGAAATCGCATTGTCAGATACATCTAGTTTCTATTTTGTTGATGTTAAAAACTACCCGGTAAAAAACAAAACACTGCCAATTGGAATTTTTGATTCCGGAACAGGCGGTTTAACTGTAATGGATGCAATTGTAAATTACGATGGATTTAATAATCAGACAGGGAGTATTACTCCAGACGGAATTTTAGATTTCGAAAAAGAGTGTTTTGTATATTTAGCCGATCAGGCAAACATGCCATATGGAAATTATCCTTCGTTAAATAAATCGGATCTTTTATTAGAACACATTCTTAAGGATGTTCAATTTCTGTTAGGAAATAAGTATTACGAAAAGGCTTCCAATCCAGATTATAATTCGGATAAGCTTCCTGTTAAAGCAATTGTAATAGCATGTAACACTGCAACGGCTTACGGTTATGAAAAAATTAATGATTTTCTGAAATCTGCTAATCTTGATTTAAAAGTAATTGGTGT is a window of Ignavibacterium sp. DNA encoding:
- a CDS encoding DNA polymerase II, translating into MNKKREISADVFILTGEWIDYNGRNILKLIGTSDEIGPVEIIITNNKPVFFVENTAILTPLKKNFLRKETRLQNFNRQPVDAIYFNTQKELVALADSIHESEIKTYESDIDPLRRYLMEKGINSQLKVTGTIEQRSLLTRFINPVIEPCTINPRFVIASLDIETGTKSNQLYSIAVHITGKQAEQKKVFMLGEKPKNSPDYISFYAEEKDLLVNFFNWFKEIDPDIIIGWHVIGFDLLFLDNKCRRLGISLDIARANGRVSIRQRKPSGYFISLTGRVVIDGPAMLRASFFNFEDFKLETVAQELLGEGKTISPDTKKVEEIERQFKEDKISLAEYNLQDAVLVSDIFSKTGLIELSVRRAQISGLLMDQLGMMTAAFDHLYLPKLHQAGFVAPNLKDIYIAGHAPGGYVIEPVPGIYENIVVLDFKSLYPSIMQTFKIDPYSLLMKETDTIETLNGYRFSSSLHILPGFINELMKQRDEAKKKKDKQLSQAIKILMNSLYGVMGSYNCRFYHPDLPKAITGSGHKLLLGSKEYLEKRELKVIYGDTDSLFVMLKDVADESGETQGKKIVKELNQFWKNKLKKEYKVESYLELQFEKFYKQFIITPARGADIGAKKRYAGLVIKEDTENIEFVGMESVRSDWTKLAKEFQIELYKKIFHHDEVEDWIREVIKELKSGKFDDKLIYKKRLRKEIIDYTKNIPPHVRAAKYLNEPGDIIYYVITQRGPIPIELKHNDFDYDHYIEKQLKPIADSVLSLLGKNFDDIAGDVQLSFF
- a CDS encoding DUF1697 domain-containing protein, yielding MPRYFAFLRAINVGGHTVKMDHLKSLFEKMGFVNVETFIASGNVVFEAKSKTINVMKKKIESDLHKQLGYEVATFIRTAAELKNLIEYKPFDDSELRNPTNTLYIGFLESIPSKENQNKVFAMQDSANEFHFHNNELYWLCRKNFSDSGITGYKLEKALGMQTTLRNSTTTIKFAVKFS